From the genome of Spirulina subsalsa PCC 9445:
TGGTGTGGGGCGGTGGTTACTGAGGGGAGTTGAAGTGACGTCGGGTTGAATGTTGAGAGGAGAGGGGGGGGGACTGATTGACGGGGGGGCGGATGGGGCTAAGAATGGCTTCTCTAGGGAGGGGGGTGTCTTGGCGGACGGCAGGGGGGAAATTTGTTGAGTGACTCCCTTGACGAATAATTCCGCCAGACGTTTACTGAGTCCCATGAAGTTACAGGGGTCTACGGCTTTGTCGGTGGAGATCATCACGAAGGTTTGCACCCCAAAACGGGCGGCCAGTTGGGCGAGTTGGGCGGAGGCGAGGGTATTATTTTCGAGGGCTTCGCTGGGGTTATGCTGCATTAAGGGGACGTGCTTATGGGCGGCGGCATGGAAGACAATTTGGGGTCGCCAGGTTTGAAAGACTTGTTCAAGGCGGGTCTTGTGGCGAATATCGGCAATAATGGGTGTGGTGGTGAGATGGGGAAATGTCCGTTTTAGCTCCTGTTCGATGAGAAAGATACTATTTTCCCCTCGACCGAGGAGAAGCAGGTGCTGGGGCTGTAAACGGGCTAATTGACGACAGATTTCTGAACCAATAGTACCCCCGGCACCGGTGACTAGGATAGAGCGTTGGTAAATTTGTTCACTGGCTGAGGGGAATTGGTTGTTAAAGGGTTGGGAGAAATCGAGGCGGATTTCAGCGCGTCCCAAGATATCTTGAATCTGGATGTCTCGGGCTTGGGGGGTGAGGGAACGGTCTTGTAAGAGTTCGGCCTGTCCGGGTAGGATTTTGAGTTTGAGGGTGGTGCCACTGGTGAGGTTGACAATGCGACGAATTTGTTCGGCACTGGCCGAGGGCATGGCGATGAGGATTTCTTGAATTTGATGGTGTTGTGCGATCGCCAAAAGTTGACTGGTGCGCCCCAAAACCTTAATCCCCTCGACTCTCCGCCCCATCTTAGTCGGGTCATCGTCTAAAAACCCCACAATCTGCAAGTTGAGATGGGGGTTTTGTCGTACTTCTTGGACTATCAGGGAACCGGCCATACCAGCCCCTAGGAGTAGGACCCGTTTGGGGGGGACTAAATGCCTCGATTTGCGCCACAACGGTTGTTGAATGGAGCGCCGTCGGGCATAGCGCACCGCCACCATCCCCATTAAGCAGAAACTCCAATCAATGGCCGCTACTCCTAAAGGAATGCCCGCAAAGGGAGTGAAGCGAGGGAGGAGGAGGCGAGTGATGACCAGAACCAGCAGGGAGTAGAAACTCACCGCATTCAGAAGCCGAATAAAGTCCCGCAGACCAAATAAGCGCCAGACTTGTTGATATAGACCAAATCCAGCTTGAATCAATAACCGACCCGGAATGGCTAGGAGGGGGAGCAGCCAAGCTATTGTTTCATGGGGGGGGTAAATCTCGCCCTCAAAGCGGATGATGAAGGCGAGGAGGCAGACTGAACCCGCAATGAAGCCATCAAGACCCAATTGGGCGAATCGGTAAAAGGAGGGCAAGCGCTTGGACATTAGGGAGCTTCCAGAGGGAGATTTCTGTTTGCCAGAAACTGTATCATATTCAACGTTTCTAAGCTTTTCCGGTCTTATCCGGTTCAACTTGGGCGAGTTCAGCTTGAAGGCGAGGAATTTGTTCAAGGATAATGGCGGCGAGGACGGCCACCATGAATCCGGCAATGAGGGACAAGATAATCAGTTGTAAACGGGAGCGAGAGGGTTGTGTGATGGGGGACTCACTCAGGACGGTGATGGGGAGAACTTGCTGTGTAAAGGGGGCTGGATTGTCTAAACTTTGTTGTAAGAAAGCTTGGTCAAATTGAAAGGCGGTAAGGCTGGCTAATTGGGAAGCTCGTTCCGATTGAAGGGCTTCTTGCCGTGGGGAATCGGTGGGGTTGGTTTGAGCAAGTTGTTCTTCTAGTCGGGTGATGACTTTTTCCAGTCGTTCAATGTAGAGGGTGATTTCTCCTAAACTGGCTTGGATATCGGTTTTTAAAACCTCTTGTAGGTCTTCGTTGAGTTGCTCAAGGACGACGGAGGGGGCTGCTTCGAGGGTGCTGTTATCGTCCGATTTTAGGGTGAGAGTAATTTTCTGGCTGGTTGTATCGTAATTCGATTGCAGGCTGAAGGATTCGGGGGTTTGAGTCTGCAAGAGTTCAGTGGTTAATGTATTGGCTCGGTTGATATCCAGTCTGGGGACTGAACTGGGGACTGAACTGCGATCTGTGAGGAAGAAGGGATTAAATCTGAGGGAAAGGGTGACAGTTTTTTGATAGGGGGGTTTGGGTTGCAGGAAGGAGTAAGCTACGGCCAAGAGGGAGATGGTGAGGGTGGAGAGGCTGATCAATTTCCACTGTCGTATAAAGAAGCGGATAATATCCACGAGGGAAATTTCGTCGGTGTCGTCAATCAAGACGGGTTGGGGTTGGGGATGAGTGAGTGGTGGGGTTTGTTCTTTCTCCATGCTTTTTGGGGATATTTTGGGGGAATTGGGGTTTGGGTGTATCAGGCCGCATTGTAGCGCAATCTCGGGAGGGTGAGAAGATGGGGCAAATTCTTTATGAGCAGGATTATTATAGCTGGGCATTCAATCAAGCCAATTTACTCCGCGAGGGACGCTTTGAGCAGTTGGATGTTGCCCATTTGGTTGAGGAGTTAGAGGATTTGGGCAATCGACATTACGACCAATTAGAGACACGGTTGATGCAGTTAATGGCTCACCTCTTGAACAAAAAGAGCGACGCACTCCCCCACGCCAGGTGGGAGAGCTTCATAGAATGAGGATTTCTGCTGCATCACCAGAGTTTTTTACGTGAATAGACAATAGCTTGAAAGCCCTGTGGCTTTAGCCCAGGGATGAAAAGCAACGGCGGCTTTAGCCGCATTCTTACGCCAGATATGCTAGTATAAGGAAATGATTGTACTTGAGTTCAAAGCACGGGTAAAGCCTGCCCAGGCTACCGCTATAGACGACGCTATACGGACGGCTCAGTTTGTCCGTAACAAAGCTGTGCGCCATTGGATGGACAACCGGGGAGTGGGTAAATACGACCTTAGCCAACTCTGCAAAGTGTTGGCTGAGGAGTTTCCCTTTGCCAAAAAGCTCAATTCCATGGCTCGTCAAGCAGCAGCAGAACGAGCTTGGAGTTCAATCAGTCGGTTCTACAACAACTGCAAAAAGAAAGTCAAGCCCGCAGGATTCCCCAGATTCAAGAAGCATTCCCGCTCGGTGGAGTACAAAACCTCTGGGTGGAAGTTGCTTGAACCGAAGCGCATCAAGTTTACCGATGGCTTCGGAATTGGGGAATTGCGGTTGATTGGAACCTACGATCTGGCACGCTATGACGAATCCCTAATTAAGCGAGTTCGCTTAGTCCGTCGTGCCGATGGCTACTACGTTCAGTTCTGCATCCAGGTTGATGTTCAGGTGCAGAGTGAGCCGAGTCAAAAAACCCTGGGCCTTGACCTAGGGTTACGGTATTTTATCGCTGCCAGTGATGGCAGTGTGGTGGAAGCACCACAGTTCTATCGTAAGTCTGAAAGGCGGTTGAACAGAGCCAATCGGCAGAAGTCCAGAAAGTACCGCAAGGGGGCAAAACCCCAGTCGAGGAACTATCACAAGGCTAGGAATCGATACGCCCGGAAGCATTTAAGGGTAAGTAGGCAGCGTAATGAGTGGGTGAAGAGAATCGCCTACTGCGTCATCCAATCTAACGATTTGGTCGCTTACGAAGATTTGAATGTAAAAGGGTTGGTTCGCAATCGGCATCTGGCTAAGTCGATTAGTGATGCAGGATGGTCAACGTTTCGCCGTTGGTTGGAGTATTTTGGCAGGAAGTACGGGAAGGTAACGGTGGCCGTTCCTCCCCACTATACGAGCCAAAATTGCTCAAACTGCGGTAAACGAGTCCAGAAGGCACTCTCAGTCAGAACTCATCACTGTCCCCATTGCGGCTATGAGGCTGACCGAGATGTGAATGCTGCCATCAACATCCTGCGCCTGGGACTAACTACCGTGGGGCACACGGGAAGTTATACGCTTGGGGAGATTGGGCCTCTGGCTGGGTTGGAGCAATCCTGCTCAGTTAAGTCTGGTCGATGAACCAAGAATCCCCGTCGCGTGATTCGCGGGGAGTGTCAAGGAAACTTTCCACAAATGGGGAATCTTGGTGTATGTTACGGGATAACAATTTATGAAGAAACTTTTAGAAGTGGGCTTTGACGGTCTTCGGATCTCAGTCCCTTCACCGCAGCCTTCTTGCCTTGAAATAAGGTGTTTTGCCAGATTTGAGGAGTGAATTCGGAGGTCGAAGTGCAGGATAGGTGTGTCCGAAATCGGAAACGGTCGAAGCGGCGGGCAATTTTTTGTCCGGAGCATGGTTGTTATTTGGATAGTGTGAGTCAGAAATATACCCTTTATACGGAGTCTGCGGGGACGTTACAATCTCGGGGTATTAGTCGTTTATCGGCGTTGCTTTTGGTGGCGACTCACACGGCGGTTCCCTTGGTGGGGGAATGGTTGGAGGCGTTTTGGTGTCAGGAGTGTCAGGAGACGCGCTGGTATTATGTGCGGAAGGTGGGGGAGCGGGCTTATGAGGTGCAGTTGGCTCCGAGGGAGTTGTGGATGCAGGCAACGGGGGTGATTG
Proteins encoded in this window:
- a CDS encoding nucleoside-diphosphate sugar epimerase/dehydratase, encoding MSKRLPSFYRFAQLGLDGFIAGSVCLLAFIIRFEGEIYPPHETIAWLLPLLAIPGRLLIQAGFGLYQQVWRLFGLRDFIRLLNAVSFYSLLVLVITRLLLPRFTPFAGIPLGVAAIDWSFCLMGMVAVRYARRRSIQQPLWRKSRHLVPPKRVLLLGAGMAGSLIVQEVRQNPHLNLQIVGFLDDDPTKMGRRVEGIKVLGRTSQLLAIAQHHQIQEILIAMPSASAEQIRRIVNLTSGTTLKLKILPGQAELLQDRSLTPQARDIQIQDILGRAEIRLDFSQPFNNQFPSASEQIYQRSILVTGAGGTIGSEICRQLARLQPQHLLLLGRGENSIFLIEQELKRTFPHLTTTPIIADIRHKTRLEQVFQTWRPQIVFHAAAHKHVPLMQHNPSEALENNTLASAQLAQLAARFGVQTFVMISTDKAVDPCNFMGLSKRLAELFVKGVTQQISPLPSAKTPPSLEKPFLAPSAPPSISPPPSPLNIQPDVTSTPLSNHRPTPLLHNVSQTDNPSLTENKAVNSGHPTKPESPSPESTANTRFLVVRFGNVLGSRGSVVPIFQAQIARGGPVTVTDAAMTRYFMTTPEASQLVIQSLAVGQSGQTLILDMGTPVRIYDLAEQMIQLAGFTPGEDIAIQITGLRPGEKLHESLICSSEQTGQTEHPKIMAVLGQVPTLAVWEQAIAQLQTALQQNLTPDELWQIAQECQQILEQNSQIAPSGRIEKEKWDYHT
- a CDS encoding DUF29 domain-containing protein produces the protein MGQILYEQDYYSWAFNQANLLREGRFEQLDVAHLVEELEDLGNRHYDQLETRLMQLMAHLLNKKSDALPHARWESFIE
- a CDS encoding RNA-guided endonuclease InsQ/TnpB family protein, encoding MIVLEFKARVKPAQATAIDDAIRTAQFVRNKAVRHWMDNRGVGKYDLSQLCKVLAEEFPFAKKLNSMARQAAAERAWSSISRFYNNCKKKVKPAGFPRFKKHSRSVEYKTSGWKLLEPKRIKFTDGFGIGELRLIGTYDLARYDESLIKRVRLVRRADGYYVQFCIQVDVQVQSEPSQKTLGLDLGLRYFIAASDGSVVEAPQFYRKSERRLNRANRQKSRKYRKGAKPQSRNYHKARNRYARKHLRVSRQRNEWVKRIAYCVIQSNDLVAYEDLNVKGLVRNRHLAKSISDAGWSTFRRWLEYFGRKYGKVTVAVPPHYTSQNCSNCGKRVQKALSVRTHHCPHCGYEADRDVNAAINILRLGLTTVGHTGSYTLGEIGPLAGLEQSCSVKSGR